In Providencia hangzhouensis, the DNA window AAACACTACAACCCATCTATTGGGAACAGCAGGCGCAATTAACGTTATTTTCAATTTCATACGTAATGATGGCAATTGCGGGGGCCTGCTCACTACTTTATGCCAAAGGGCTATCCCGATTTGGTACTAAGACTGGTTTAATTGTGGGCTTTTTACTGTATGGGTGTGGCCTTGTTCTTAGAGCCTATCCCACTGGGATGGCTATCGCCGTGACTTCAGGTTTGATGGCTGGGATGGGGGCGAGTATTATCGCTATTGCGCTAAAATCACTGATTTTTAATATTGATAAACAGGAACAAAATAAAGTCCTGTTGCACACTGATAATTTAAGCACAGTAGCACAAAGCCTTGGGGCTTTTATTGCTGGGGGGCTAGTCACAATTTTATCGATTATTGATCACCCCCCCTATCGTTCGGCTTTGTTAATTAGTGGAGGTATGGTACTAATCGCCATAATTGCCATCCCGTCATTAAAAATACCACTGAATAAAACACCATTAGCTAAGAATCCCCCCCAAAAAACCACTTCATTTTTCCCTTTTCTCAGTAAAGCAGATTTAATTTTATTCATTGCATTTATTATCAGTGGCGCCAGTTGGGCACTGATCTTACCCATTATTCCGGTGTATTTAAAAAACATGCACTTTTCAGATACAAATGTTGGCCTAGTGCTATCATTAGGTGTGATCACCGGGCTAGTACTCAAGAACCTTTTTATGTTTATTTTTTCTGACAAAGATAAACCTATCTCATTACTCGTTTTTTCTGGTTTATGCATGCTGATGCTCTATGGTATGTTTTGGTCAATAAAATTTAGTTCCCCGATTGTTTTCGCCATCTCGGTTATTGCCATGTATATGTTTAGAACCGTTTGCTCACTATTAATTAATTTGGTTGAGATGGAGATTGCACGCAAAGGAAATGCCGAGCATATTTTTGGTTTAATACAAACCGCATTTTTGACAGGGGATATCTTTGGTGGA includes these proteins:
- a CDS encoding MFS transporter; the encoded protein is MIYKIYFFYFFYLFPMWISKTLQPIYWEQQAQLTLFSISYVMMAIAGACSLLYAKGLSRFGTKTGLIVGFLLYGCGLVLRAYPTGMAIAVTSGLMAGMGASIIAIALKSLIFNIDKQEQNKVLLHTDNLSTVAQSLGAFIAGGLVTILSIIDHPPYRSALLISGGMVLIAIIAIPSLKIPLNKTPLAKNPPQKTTSFFPFLSKADLILFIAFIISGASWALILPIIPVYLKNMHFSDTNVGLVLSLGVITGLVLKNLFMFIFSDKDKPISLLVFSGLCMLMLYGMFWSIKFSSPIVFAISVIAMYMFRTVCSLLINLVEMEIARKGNAEHIFGLIQTAFLTGDIFGGIALPYAYESGFLVNTPLAIIIFILLSNILIYSCAKASTKTIQNLPKKR